The following are encoded together in the Peromyscus maniculatus bairdii isolate BWxNUB_F1_BW_parent chromosome 22, HU_Pman_BW_mat_3.1, whole genome shotgun sequence genome:
- the Sdc1 gene encoding syndecan-1 isoform X1, with amino-acid sequence MRRAALWLWLCALALRLQPVLPQIVTVNVPPEDQDGSGDDSDNFSGSGTGALPDITLSRQTSSPWKDVWLLTTTPTAPEPTSVDTEAASTAVLPAAGEKPEAGEPALVAEVDTSLTARDKGVEVTTRPRETTQLPTTQRASTARATTAQAPVTSHPHRDMQPGLQETLAPTAPGQPDHPPPSVADGGTSVIKEAAEDGATNQLPTGEGSGEQDFTFETSGENTAVAAIEPDKRNQAPVDEGATGASQGLLDRKEVLGGVIAGGLVGLIFAVCLVGFMLYRMKKKDEGSYSLEEPKQANGGAYQKPTKQEEFYA; translated from the exons ATGAGGCGCGCGgcgctctggctctggctctgcgcGCTGGCGCTGCGCCTGCAGCCTGTCCTCCCG CAAATTGTGACCGTCAATGTACCTCCTGAAGACCAGGATGGCTCCGGGGATGACTCGGACAACTTCTCTGGCTCAGGCACAG GTGCCTTGCCAGACATCACTTTGTCACGGCAGACTTCTTCCCCTTGGAAGGACGTGTGGCTCCTGACAACCACGCCCACCGCTCCAGAGCCCACCAGCGTGGACACCGAGGCTGCCTCCACCGCCGTCCTGCCGGCGGCGGGAGAGAAGCCTGAGGCGGGAGAACCAGCGCTTGTCGCAGAAGTGGACACCAGCCTCACCGCTCGGGACAAGGGCGTGGAGGTCACCACCAGGCCCAGGGAGACCACACAGCTCCCCACCACCCAACGGGCCTCAACGGCcagagccaccacagcccaggcACCTGTCACATCCCATCCCCACAGAGACATGCAGCCTGGCCTCCAGGAGACCTTGGCTCCCACAGCACCTGGCCAGCCTGACCATCCACCTCCAAGCGTGGCGGACGGAGGTACTTCCGTTATCAAAGAGGCTGCCGAGGATGGAGCTACCAATCAACTCCCTACAGGGGAGGGCTCCGGAGAGCAG GATTTCACCTTTGAAACATCTGGGGAGAACACAGCTGTGGCCGCCATAGAGCCGGACAAGCGGAATCAGGCCCCAGTGGATGAAGGAGCGACAGGTGCCTCTCAGGGCCTTTTGGACAGGAAGGAAGTGCTGGGag GTGTCATTGCCGGAGGCCTGGTGGGGCTCATCTTTGCTGTGTGCCTGGTGGGTTTCATGCTGTACCGGATGAAGAAGAAGGACGAGGGTAGCTATTCCCTGGAGGAGCCCAAACAAGCCAATGGCGGTGCCTACCAGAAACCCACCAAGCAGGAGGAGTTCTATGCCTGA
- the Sdc1 gene encoding syndecan-1 isoform X2: protein MLPAFQQIVTVNVPPEDQDGSGDDSDNFSGSGTGALPDITLSRQTSSPWKDVWLLTTTPTAPEPTSVDTEAASTAVLPAAGEKPEAGEPALVAEVDTSLTARDKGVEVTTRPRETTQLPTTQRASTARATTAQAPVTSHPHRDMQPGLQETLAPTAPGQPDHPPPSVADGGTSVIKEAAEDGATNQLPTGEGSGEQDFTFETSGENTAVAAIEPDKRNQAPVDEGATGASQGLLDRKEVLGGVIAGGLVGLIFAVCLVGFMLYRMKKKDEGSYSLEEPKQANGGAYQKPTKQEEFYA, encoded by the exons ATGCTCCCGGCATTTCAG CAAATTGTGACCGTCAATGTACCTCCTGAAGACCAGGATGGCTCCGGGGATGACTCGGACAACTTCTCTGGCTCAGGCACAG GTGCCTTGCCAGACATCACTTTGTCACGGCAGACTTCTTCCCCTTGGAAGGACGTGTGGCTCCTGACAACCACGCCCACCGCTCCAGAGCCCACCAGCGTGGACACCGAGGCTGCCTCCACCGCCGTCCTGCCGGCGGCGGGAGAGAAGCCTGAGGCGGGAGAACCAGCGCTTGTCGCAGAAGTGGACACCAGCCTCACCGCTCGGGACAAGGGCGTGGAGGTCACCACCAGGCCCAGGGAGACCACACAGCTCCCCACCACCCAACGGGCCTCAACGGCcagagccaccacagcccaggcACCTGTCACATCCCATCCCCACAGAGACATGCAGCCTGGCCTCCAGGAGACCTTGGCTCCCACAGCACCTGGCCAGCCTGACCATCCACCTCCAAGCGTGGCGGACGGAGGTACTTCCGTTATCAAAGAGGCTGCCGAGGATGGAGCTACCAATCAACTCCCTACAGGGGAGGGCTCCGGAGAGCAG GATTTCACCTTTGAAACATCTGGGGAGAACACAGCTGTGGCCGCCATAGAGCCGGACAAGCGGAATCAGGCCCCAGTGGATGAAGGAGCGACAGGTGCCTCTCAGGGCCTTTTGGACAGGAAGGAAGTGCTGGGag GTGTCATTGCCGGAGGCCTGGTGGGGCTCATCTTTGCTGTGTGCCTGGTGGGTTTCATGCTGTACCGGATGAAGAAGAAGGACGAGGGTAGCTATTCCCTGGAGGAGCCCAAACAAGCCAATGGCGGTGCCTACCAGAAACCCACCAAGCAGGAGGAGTTCTATGCCTGA